From the Psilocybe cubensis strain MGC-MH-2018 chromosome 9, whole genome shotgun sequence genome, one window contains:
- a CDS encoding Aldo-keto reductase str7 produces the protein MPMHLPTRKIGEDNVSAIGFGLAGLSGFYGPKADDEERFKILDTALEMGCTNWDTAAFYGDNEELVGKWFKRTGKRDKIFLATKFGITPDGPNGKAEHVRTAIEDNLKRLGIDTIDLYYVHRVDQTTPIEITVRAMAELVKEGKVRYLGLSEVSATTLRRAHAIHPISAVQIEYSPFFLDMEDETIGLLKACRELGIAVVAYSPLGRGVLTGAIKSNDDFDEGDWRKHIPKYSNANFANILKLAAGLEEIGKKYNATAGQIALAWILAQGEDIIPIPGTKKIKYLQENIEAVHIRLSADDVSSVRALATTLAPTIVGDRSRTMHWLFADTPELPV, from the exons ATGCCCATGCATCTACCTACTCGAAAGATTGGTGAAGATAATGTTTCAGCGATTGGCTTTGGTCTTGCAGGTCTGTCCGGATTTTACGGTCCGAAGGCGGATGACGAGGAACGTTTCAAG ATCCTCGACACTGCTCTAGAGATGGGATGCACGAACTGGGATACAGCCGCTTTTTATGGCGATAATGAGGAATTGGTAGGCAAATG GTTCAAGAGAACTGGAAAAAGAGATAAAATATTTCTGGCAACGAAATTTGGAATTACACCCGATGGTCCGAACGGAAAGGCAGAACATGTACGCACGGCTATTGAAGACAACCTGAAGAGACTCGGAATCGATACGATAGACCTGTATTATGTACAT CGCGTGGACCAAACTACCCCTATCGAG ATTACGGTCAGAGCAATGGCAGAGCTCGTCAA GGAAGGAAAAGTTCGCTATCTCGGCCTGTCAGAAGTATCAGCAACAACCCTTCGCCGCGCACACGCCATACATCCCATCTCTGCTGTCCAGATCGAGTATTCTCCCTTTTTTCTGGACATGGAAGATGAGACAATAGGACTTTTGAAGGCATGTCGAGAGCTAGGTATTGCCGTGGTCGCGTATTCGCCCCTCGGCAGGGGAGTTCTCACTGGAGCAATT AAATCCAATGACGATTTTGACGAGGGAGACTGGAGGAAGCATATCCCAAA GTATAGCAACGCCAATTTTGCCAACATCCTCAAGCTAGCTGCCGGGCTCGAAGAAATTGGAAAGAAATACAATGCGACAGCTGGGCAAATAGCACTCGCATGGATTCTTGCACAAGGCGAAGACATCATCCCTATCCCTGGAACGAAGAAGATCAAG TACCTCCAAGAGAATATTGAGGCCGTCCATATCCGACTTTCTGCTGACGATGTGTCGTCAGTCAGAGCTCTGGCTACCACACTCGCTCCCACTATTGTTGGGGATCGATCGAGGACGATGCACTGGCTGTTCGCAGATACGCCCGAGCTACCGGTGTAG
- a CDS encoding 60S ribosomal protein L14 has protein sequence MPRALEPNNTTQTGNFCHNQHNARNDVKTPSSTPSSPQSRCRMLQAKSNGKNRAGWAGWGICESDEPLVVLLKAGPSAGRIAVVTEIIDHNRAMIDGPTTDVPRQSYPFKHLTLTPLALTKLPRAAGSGVVKKQLEKEATVEKWLNSTWAKKRAAVEKRRTLNDFGRFSVMLAKKQRTDVVRKALVKARKA, from the exons ATGCCAAGGGCGTTAGAACCAAATAACACCACACAGACCGGCAACTTCTGCCACAATCAACACAACGCCCGCAACGACGTCAAGACACCCTCCTCAACACCCTCAAGCCCACAATCACGATGTCG GATGCTCCAGGCCAAGTCGAATGGGAAAAATCGGGCTGGATGGGCTGGATGGGGGATTTGTGAATCGGATGAGCCTTTAG TTGTCCTCCTCAAGGCGGGTCCTTCCGCTGGCCGCATTGCGGTTGTTACTGAGATTATTGACCACAACCGG GCCATGATCGACGGCCCCACCACTGATGTCCCTCGCCAGTCATACCCTTTCAAGCACCTTACCCTCACCCCTCTTGCCCTCACGAAACTTCCCCGCGCTGCCGGCTCCGGTGTCGTGAAAAAACAACTTGAAAAGGAGGCCACAGTCGAGAAGTGGCTCAACTCCACCTGGGCTAAGAAGCGCGCCGCCGTCGAGAAGAGACGGACGCTCAACGACTTTGGCCGCTTCTCCGTTATGCTTGCGAAGAAGCAGCGAACTGACGTGGTCAGGAAGGCCCTCGTCAAGGCTAGAAAGGCATAG